A genomic window from Cucumis melo cultivar AY chromosome 8, USDA_Cmelo_AY_1.0, whole genome shotgun sequence includes:
- the LOC103489908 gene encoding protein SLOW GREEN 1, chloroplastic-like: MESLPSLHHRRFSSHQLLSFSHRLSSFSKPISSLSFRSPPPSRLRSSVRSLRVKASSSSSTSDDTTSPNGGLLSGFLKTACISVAVAAFFFHRFDYRRFVAVAVQVAPETTESTDESTEYEENESVVEEKRADDSNDVEALRSLVEESVKSGKLPEAVEALNRLIELEPNDVELPMLRANFHSYMGELELAKNEFEEILAKDPLRVEAYHGLAMVAEQLNDNSLKDVTKRIEEAMEKCKNQKDKSDIRDFKLLVAQIKVMEGSYLDALKAYQELVREEPRDFRPYLCQGIIYTLLRKSEEAEKHFEKFRRLVPKNHPYKEYLDDNMYATKFFAQKVEKEGAGSKR, from the coding sequence ATGGAGTCTCTTCCCTCACTTCACCACCGTCGTTTTTCTTCTCACCAACTCCTTTCCTTCAGCCACCGTCTCTCTTCCTTCTCTAAACCCATTTCTTCTCTCTCCTTCCGCTCTCCGCCGCCGTCTCGCCTCCGTTCGTCTGTCAGGTCCTTGCGTGTTAAAGCCTCATCCTCTTCATCGACCTCCGACGATACCACCTCTCCTAACGGCGGCCTTCTATCGGGATTTCTCAAAACCGCTTGTATCTCCGTTGCCGTTGCTGCATTCTTCTTTCATCGCTTCGACTATCGACGCTTTGTTGCTGTTGCTGTCCAGGTGGCGCCGGAGACGACGGAGTCTACTGATGAATCGACGGAATATGAGGAAAATGAGAGCGTTGTAGAAGAGAAACGGGCTGATGATTCGAATGATGTCGAAGCTCTTCGATCTCTCGTTGAGGAGAGTGTGAAATCAGGTAAACTCCCAGAAGCAGTTGAAGCCCTAAACCGTTTGATTGAACTTGAACCCAATGACGTTGAGTTGCCTATGTTAAGGGCTAATTTCCATAGCTATATGGGGGAGCTTGAATTGGCGAAAAATGAATTTGAGGAGATTTTAGCGAAAGACCCACTTCGCGTTGAGGCTTATCATGGACTTGCAATGGTGGCGGAGCAACTGAATGATAATTCATTGAAGGACGTTACTAAAAGGATCGAAGAAGCAATGGAGAAATGCAAGAACCAGAAGGACAAGTCAGATATAAGGGATTTCAAGCTCTTGGTCGCGCAAATTAAGGTAATGGAAGGGAGTTATCTTGATGCGTTGAAAGCTTATCAAGAACTTGTGAGGGAGGAGCCAAGGGATTTTAGGCCATATCTATGTCAGGGGATCATATATACTCTGTTAAGGAAGAGTGAGGAAGCTGAGAAACATTTTGAGAAATTTAGGAGACTTGTTCCAAAGAACCATCCTTACAAAGAGTACCTTGATGATAACATGTATGCGACAAAGTTTTTTGCTCAGAAAGTAGAAAAGGAGGGAGCTGGTTCGAAGAGATGA